CTAAGTGCTTGCTCTTTCTCTTTCTAGCTCTAGCAAATTGAAAAAATGTCTTTTTCCCCTCCTATATCTAGTcagtatataaattattatatgctcTATGGTTAGCTTCACTATCCGCCtttttttgcttcttttcttgCCTCTTCATACTGTTCAAAGGTTTTCATGCACTGGCATTTCCTAACAATTCCAAGGTGCAATACTATGAGAAAGAACAGAGAAGATTTCGTGAGAGAGAAAAAGATTGTATCAATCCAAGACAAAAAGACCTGTAGGGGTTGCAAATTCCCATCTCTATTTATTGTCACTTTGCAACTGAATGGAACTAATTTGGCAGCTAGACTTTTCCTTGAGCCCGTACCAGTCCAACTTAAGTCATGTCCTAGCCTTAGTCCACATCTTTAGTTATTGTCAGTCCTAGGACAAAGTGGGGTAATACTTATTTTTATGCTTTGAATTATTAGGAAGTTGTTTGATATCACTATTAACAATTATGAAACTGAAATGAGAAACAGAAATCAAAAGCTAAAACCAAGCTAGGTTAATATTTCCAAAACtactataaaaagaaaaaattaaaatatttccaaCACTAGAAAAATTAAAAACTGAAATTGAACTCAAGTTCATTTttttccttgaatcaaataacaattaaaaaaataacaactaaaataataaatgcaaaagaatataaattagaaaacatcataataaaaatagaaataaaattatagttattataattattagaTTTTGAAACTTATCTTTTAGTCCCCATTTGGAAAGTCTTAAAAAAATAAGTGCTTTTTCAAAAAAGTGCTTTCTATAAGTACTTGTGTCAGTAAGTAGTGTTTGATTTAcacttaaataagtacttatttcaaaaaaagtacttttccaaactattttttcttaaagaaaataagtattttctgtaaaaatattttttttgaaaaaaaatacttatttgaaAAAGTACCTATAATAAGTAATCCCATACTACTTTTAGATAAGTACTTTTTGCCACTATAAGtaattccaatatatatatagtgCTCGAAGAAAACTCCTATTTtacatgaaaatagaaaaaatggtaaaaatgattttttgaataaccttaattattttttcaattttttggaaatttatgaatatttttattttaattatatttaagctCATACGgtcattttattttgattttaaataaaaattttgcgTGGAATAGAAAATTCAATCCATAAAAGTCAAAATTTGGATACTAAAGTACTTTACCAAcaaatgaaaaccataaaatctggttttcagaTTCTTTTTGAAAActaacaataaaaatagaaaccAACAACATAAACAACAAGTCAAGCATGTTGTACTAACATGCTTCCTCACTATATAGCaacaaaaacacaaaacaaaaaacaaatatgataccaaaaagcCCCTAGGATAGTGACTTGGCTGCCAAACTTGAGTTGGGATACAAGAAGCTAAAGTTAGAACAAGATTTTCTATCTCTGTCAAGTGTCAACTAGAGGGTAGACAAGGAACCACCAATGATTACTCCATGCCATCTATGTGCAATTCTGTGTATCACAACTAGATAGGGCTGCAAATGAGCAAAGTTGCTCCTCAGCAACTCAATGTTGAGCTTAATAATGGACCATTCAAACTcgtttattaaaataaattagccGAGTTCAAGCATGCATTTAAAGCTCACAAGCTAAACAAGTTGAGCTCAAGCTTAACAAGTCTTGGCTCACTAGGCTTGTGAGATGGCTTGTTTAACAGCTCATTTAACTAGCTTGTAGGTTAGCTTGTTAATATCTCGATACTAGGCTTGTTTAGTAGGCTTATGAGCTAAAACATTAAATAAGCCCATGAACATTGCTAAAGTTAAGTTTTGATGATCGACAAAAGTGATTGGTGATGAATGTgttacattcacaaactcatgaaCAGACTCGAGTGCCTAACCAAACCAACAAACATGTATTTGTTGACCTTTCTATCATACTAGATATAGTAATATATAGGAAAAATATACTATCAAAGAATTTTCAATTGTGGATACATATGTATCCCTAACATATCGAAACAACTGCCATTAAACAAACATGTTCAcatatacattttttattttacttgtttATGGCAtatttaaaaatgcatattttaAAACTTGACTTAGAACTCATCAAATTGTCGTCATTTTACatagttaattttaaaattttaaaatgcagTTTTCTCAAACTACCACTTGTTAATGGCTCAAATAGAGTCAAGCTTGAGCTTGAGCCATTTAGCTTAAATTGATATTTCAAGATAAACTCAAGCTTGGATCACTTATTAATATGAAACAAGCTCTAGTTGAGTTGAGCTCAAGTCATATATATAGTAAATGATCCAAGCTCACAATCAAGCTAAGGTTGAGCACATCAAAACTTGAGTCGGCTCAGCTTGTTTGTAGCCCTACAGCTAGACTAATCTCCATGGGCAAGTAAAAAGGAATCACGGACACTACTACTTCTAATGCCACTAGCCCTACTTCTATCCATCATTTCAAGTATCACTTATTCTGCTTGGGTATAATTATGGGACTAAAATTTCATTGCATGAATTTAATGGGAAAGGAAAGCACGATGAGCACTAATTGGTCCAAAATTGCGACACTAAGAGGTTAGACCATAGGAGAAAGTTAATTTAGTTATCAGGCATGTTTGAGTAATCCTAACATATCACAAGCATGCATGGAGTCCTAGCATGGATGCCTACCCGAAGTATTGACTTTCATTATAAGTTATGATTGATCAactaaatataattaaataattttttaataaagcTAATATTGTAACTTTCAATTCCCATGTCCATAAATCATAATTCCAGTTTGTACTAAATTTAAACAACTCTTCGCATACTTTCCAACTAACAAGGAAGGATGAAGATAAGAGAAAGGAAACTACTTGGCTCTCAATATAGCATCCCATGTAAAGCAATCATAGACCAAActtatatatgatgatttaacATTGGTACAAATGAAGCTGTGGCATTGATAGCAGAGTTTATGAGTATCAATTTccatgaagaacatgaagaaacATGAGGAAAAAAACATAACTAAGAACGCTAAAATAACTTACCTATGCATACAGTATTTATATTCTTGGCTCCTGACAAAATCTTTCTCTCCTTCCTCCAactgaaagggaaaaaaaaaaaatttgaagaagaagaagaatagtgATCTGTGATCACAATATCTTAGTCCATATAACTAATTAATGTTGAGCACCAAGAAGCAAAATAAAATCAACTCATCTCACCGGGTCACTCTTATAGACAAGCCCGTAACAAGGAGGAGATAAGCATCGCAAAGCACAATTCTCCTTCGCTATCACTGATGACTTGCATTGCCAACCCCACAACCCACTTCTCAAGAAGCGAATTacaatcaaaacaatatatatattaactgaagagaaaattaaaataataataataataatgttatgCCCTACGCTAATTCAGGGTCTATTAACTAAAAACCGAAGACTCAAACAAGGAGACCCGCCATAAAATGAAATACCTCTCGATGTCGGCATAACACTCGTTCTTCTTCTGCCTGATCTCTGTGTCCTGTGTATTTTCGAAaacaaaaaattcaataaaagCAAAAGCAATTCTTGAGAGATCGAACAGAACTGAATTTTTCGTGCCAGGGATTGAACAGAAAAGACAATAATAAGCTTACAGAGATTGGACGAGGCGATTTGGCGAGGACTGTGGGGTTCTGTGGTGAGCAAGTGAATGCCAGTAGGAAGCAAACGATTAGAGCTTTACTGTTGCGAGAATCTGccattttttttgaattaaactCCCACTGTCAGTGTTGCTCAGACACTTTCCCTTCTCTTCCCTTCCCTATCACTCACTCTCATTTGACGAGCACGTCAGGGGCTCGCAATGGTTAAAATATCAGgctttttggttttttatttttttggaaagaagattgaagaatattattAACGAAAAATAGAGTCCGACAAAACGTAGACAAGaataatacaaaaaatacaaGATATAAATCTACTTAAGTGATCCCCTTAATATCATTtattatgtatatttaattattcAACTATACTATGCCATTACACACACACATTGTTCGCTAAAATGCCTCAATGAggatttcattttaaaaatgcCCCAATTgagataaattaataaaaatttatttattccAAAAGTTCTCTCTTCAAATCTTTCTATTTATTCAAACACTATTGTATGATGGATGAAACTCTAAGGAAACTCAAAGAAGCTTATTGAGGAGATCATTCTTAGAGGTTCCGATTAGACATCAAGCGTAATAGTGAAATTGAAAGGTTGCCTGATACAGTTTCGTGCAGGTTTATGAGAAATTGCCAAGATACAGGTAGTACAAGTAAtaagtttttattaattaattcttcttccctctcttttcttttcctcaaATTTTTGAGTCTAGCAAGATTCGCgagaaattggtatcagagccttgttgtgGTTC
This window of the Malania oleifera isolate guangnan ecotype guangnan chromosome 6, ASM2987363v1, whole genome shotgun sequence genome carries:
- the LOC131157437 gene encoding uncharacterized protein LOC131157437 isoform X2 encodes the protein MADSRNSKALIVCFLLAFTCSPQNPTVLAKSPRPISDTEIRQKKNECYADIESGLWGWQCKSSVIAKENCALRCLSPPCYGLVYKSDPLEEGEKDFVRSQEYKYCMHRLSMGESLEGVRGSFDY
- the LOC131157437 gene encoding uncharacterized protein LOC131157437 isoform X1, coding for MADSRNSKALIVCFLLAFTCSPQNPTVLAKSPRPISDTEIRQKKNECYADIERSGLWGWQCKSSVIAKENCALRCLSPPCYGLVYKSDPLEEGEKDFVRSQEYKYCMHRLSMGESLEGVRGSFDY